AAGTCATGTGATCATTATCTCTAAATGAACTGAGCATTCCATGGACCCATGGTCATCTACTTCCTAGCTGGAGCTCACAGCCACCTTCTGATGTTATTCAAAGCATGAGTACTGAATGTGTAACAGATCAAGGTTTTCCAACAGTCAAGACAAAAGGCAAAAGACAGTCAAAAGTTGAAAAGTTGCCTCTGCTTTAATTGCACTGAAGATGGAATCACAGAACGTGAATTACTTTGAAACAAATCAGCATCCACCTTCACCctaccccctttttttttttttaacctagcTCAGTTAATTCTTTCTACTTATCAGTTTGGTTTCTCTGAGAATGTTTTTGTAAGTGTAAATCAATACTTACACGTTAGTGTGCAGCTGAAAGTCTCCTGCCTTATATCCCAAGGCAAAGTTGTTTTGTGAAAGCTTAGATTTGGCTGTATCAAAAGCCATCTGATAGCCAGCAAGCCAGCCTTCATaacccagcactgcccagccaTAAATGGTTGGTCCAGAGAGATCAATGTCTATATTGCATCCTAGATTTACATAGTCTCTTCTGTAGGAAGTCTTCAACTTTCCACTCTTCTTCCTGAAGAGAAACATGCCACTTTATTCCTGGTGGTATGTAACAGAAGTAGTTTTAGTCCCACATGCGTGTCCCTTAAGGCTAATTAATGAAATGACAATAATGCCTACTCAACTATCACTGATACATGTATTTTGTTGGTGCTTCTTCCACCATCTCAAAATCCTTAAAATTATCAAGAagtttacagaaaataaataagggaTTTTTTGTCTTAGTTTCTCAGAAACTATCAATATTCAAATCTTGTTCTTCACAAACGAGTGCAGTGTTTCATGGTACCATCTGTTTCTTTCAGCACCATCTGTGACATCTCACAATGATAGCTGGCCTTATTGTCTTTGGCTATTCATACATCTCCCATGTTCCTTCACTGGTCAGTTCCCTCCATCATTCTTTCACATGCAGtgcctgctttccttccttcttcactGCAGGATACCACTCTCCTCTACTGAGAACACGTTCCCTCATCTTCCATGCATCACCCATTTGGCCAGCTTTCCAGAGAAGCACATCTCTTTCTCTCAGAGTGTCTTTCTGCTCATCTTGCTATCACTTCACAGTTACAGTTACACAGTcacaaaactgcaaaaaataatatatCACCTCCCTTGTCCTCTCCCCAGTCTAGTTTATATTTTTTACTGAAGACACAGCaggatgctgtgctgcctgtCATTCAAACCTAGGGGCTCATTTTTCAACTCCTATTTCCTTATATTCAATTAATACCTTAAACACCAATTTTTTTGTTATGCTGACTCTAACGATAGACAAATACCAGTAATTACTTATGAAGCAGTCTCAAGCTTCATCTATAGACATATGTACCCTGTATACacacctctcctctgctctactgttaaaccaaaataaatcagtaatagtagaagacaaaaataagctATTGCACTGCTTATCGTAATTAATATGCCGTTTTACTTCCTCATTCAATTGTGCATAGCCATATGCCCACAAGCTTTAGGGAAAAATAGCCCTGTGTTCCTGAAGCACTGAGTGGACAACAGATGGACCACAAACACCATCACAAAGACAGTACAAATTAATTAGTGAATGTAAAACATGACTGTTTAAGAGGACGGTTAGAGAATCGTAATACCTACTCTACAGTGAAAAATCTGCAGTGgccaaaaagacaaaaaaatcacttctaGCACATTCTTCAGAGCCCTCTGCCTTCAAAATATTCTAGAGTGCCTGTAGAACAGGAATTTGCTGTTGCAGTATTTAAATATGACCATTCAGTGACAGTGCATTTTGAGCATTTACACAACAAACAGTACAAGGATTTCTAATCGAAAGGTAAAGACAATTCTAGGGCTTCCCAGGTTAAAGtaacataaaatatttaccCTGTATTTGGTACAAATATAGTGTCAAGAGCAACCTTCAATCCTTCAGCCAACTgttaagaaaaacagagaagtctgctcacagctctgtcAAAATGTGGTTTCTAGTACTACGGCACTACTTCAGGTCCTAAGAGATGACACAACACGAAGGGAAAATCTCTCACACATTTTAACAATGAAATCTGTACATGCTGTATGATAAGAGCTGTCCTGCCTCACTTTGAGCTGCgcagcatttttcattttcaagtattGGTTAAAGTACAAAACCATAACTACAAAAGGTGATGGACATACACAGTGGAGGGCACCACAGAGCTTTTATTACCTTTGGCACTGTTACCTTATGCTGCAGACACTTCAGAAAAAGCATAATGCTACTGACTTTGAAAAGGAGTTACTTATTTTAAGAGTGTTACATAGAAACCCTTTGCTTAAGCAATGCCAAGCTGTAAACACCGATCTTTCTCTTAGACCTCACAAAAAATATTCAGTCTCAAGGTAGACAAACTTAAAGCTTCCTGTAAACGGAGAGACTCccctttggttttcttttatgaaTACAGCAGTGATGGCACTAGATAGCTAGATttgattttcaaacaaaaacagtgtttgAACAGTGATATTCATTCAGCTAGATAATCTGGCACGCCTGCATCAGCAGTCATTCTGTACTTTTGGATCAAAATGTAGCAGCACTTTGCTGTGAGGATGCTTGTACCTCCTACCCCTCCACATGCATGATGCTGCCTCTCAGTCTGCACACTGCAAATACAGcataactttttttgttttttagtactTCAGATAGTTCTGTGTTTCAGTGTCTTCTGTTCAACTCAATAATACTTTCTCATACCAAgtgcagaaacattttcagagtATAGAGTTTCTCTTACCTGATCCTCCATGGAGACTTCTGTTCCCAATGTGTTGTCTGTGTTCCACTTCTGAATGAACGTAAGTCCATAGTCTTTGATCTTATACTTGGTCTCTAGATTACCCAAAGCCTTGCCTGTGTCTGTATTGGAAGAACCAGTTGCAGTAAATTCCTGCCAAGAGGACAACATGAGTTTCATCACTCTAGATACTTTCAATTTATCCACTTGTCAAATGCTAGCACGCAAACGCTGACGTTAGGCCTTTCAACAGAACACTCCTCCCTGTCCAcaagtaaaataattatttttgcatcTCAAAATGCACACTCCGTTCAGCATCTCCATTCTGGATATGTCCTTTACTAAGATGTACCTAACCTCTTCTCAATCCTCAACACACTATTTTGCAGTGGAATGCTCACTAGTAACACTAATGAGCGTAAAACCTTTAGCAACAGACAAATGTACCAATACCATATCTATCTAGATTTTCCTCCTGATGTTTTTACAGTGTTCTTATCTTAGATTGCTAGACAGAGATCACAAATGACTTTACATACGTGCAGCATACAGAGGATTAAGTGCTAAGGACACAAGGCAAACTTCAAGACACAGACTGCACAACTCAAAACAACCAGGCAGATGAACAATAACCATCACAAAAATGTCAACAACAAAAGAACCAAGAGCCAACATGCCAAAATAGTCACTATTCTTACCAGCTGAAAAAGGATCCAACATGAAATTTgcatggagaaggaaaaaccCATTTTAAAACTTAATACAGTTGGCATGTTCTTCCACATGCAGAGCGTAAGTAACTATTACTAATTTATCTGGGAATCATAACTTTGTGGCAGGAAAACTATATATATTCAGAGATGTCAGCAACTTATAGCAGTTGTAGATCCTCAGCCTCATCTGCTGGGTGCATTATGCAAATAATCCCTCAAAAGCTTAAGCATCATGAAATAAtacaaaaggaatgaaaatgacTTGCACCATGTATGTGATAAGAATgcaagagaaggagggaggctAAAGCAAATATGGttaaaagaagctgaaaagcagcataAGCCTGTCAACTGAAGAGCAGCAATAAGAGCTGGCACTCAGAATTGAGACTTACTATAAGAATTAGCTTATCTAGTATAAAATAGGTATGCCTGTGGGTAAAGACCAAAGttatgaaaacaattttttgttttgctagcTTTACTgtgaaatcatagaaccacaggatgacttgggctggaagggaccttaaagatcatccatttccaatccccctgccttGAGGAGGGTTGCCATCCACAACATCAGGCTGctagagatattcaaaacctgcctggatgcttcCATCGGCAACCTTCTCTAGGAGACTggctttagcagggggttggactaaatgatctcctgaagtcccttccaatccttacagttctgtgatccTGTAGTAATTTGTGTGCACCAAAGGAAAAGTAGTACCACTACATCAATTCCACATATCATCGTAGAAACAAATCAGGGATAGCTATCCTAAAATGAGAATCAAAAGATGGAATCAACATGTGCTAGCAGGTTATCACCACCAACTCAGGAATTTGCCCTTGCTGGTGATGTTGAAAGCTCCCAGTACTTACCACCCCACTTGAAGACTTGGTCTTCAACTCCAACTTGACCATTCCAAAtcctgaaaacagaagagtaTATAACATCTATTTCACTGCAGTACACAAGCAAGACTTATTTGCTACATAAACCAAGTCCAACAAATAGGGAACACTGGCCAGAAACAGCCTATTTCCATATTTCAACAAATGTTGATATTACTGATGAATGACTGAAGGAGTTATGACAATTCAGAGTGGCTGGGCTCATCACTTCTGATTCTAACAGTCAAAATTTACCAATAAACGTCATAGGATATGCCTGTTCTTAGTTTTTGGCCAGGTGTAATAGTCACCCATCATTTGGTATCTCTGCTATCTTGAGACCCATCAATGCTGTTACCATttcctctgagtaaaaaaaattactttcaaacCTGTGGTTCCAAGGCAgaaattttcctcttctctaaGAGGAAAATTCTCCCCATCCCTCTGTTGAATTCCCATCACAAGGTATCTAATGGAACTCTGAAACAGTAATGACTTCATTGTGGTTCTCAAGATGCCcaagacaaaagacaaaaacatcAAAGCTCAGCCACGTTACTTACCATAACCCTTATTGAATACATCCCTGGCAGCCTTTCCCAAGTCACTGTATGATGGTGGGACAGCCATTGGATCTGAAACATAATGGAAGCTCTACAAATCTTATATTTAAACAGCACGAAATCTAAACTATGTCCAAAGCATTTATAGACATCTATGACCAAATACCCTCCGTGTGCTTCACTGATAAGGAACCACAAGGCCTTTGAAGAATATTCATGAAAGTCATCCTTGTGTCACTGCTACTTTgtcagaaacaaacacaaatacaaagaagttacacaaacaaacccacactTTGAAATCAGTAATCCCTAGGATCAGAATGAAACTCAACTGCATTCTTAGACTATTCTGCTATTCTATCTCAAAAAGAGCTCACGGGAGCATCTTAGCACTGCTGTGAAACACACGAACACTGCTTTCATCACAGGACTCTTTCTGAAGGAGGCTCCAAGCAGTGAAGCCACATCATCACTGAGCAATCCCAAAGAAAAAGACAGCTCAATTCCATACGAATTTGTAACTTCTTAGGATTTGGAGAATACATAAAAAAATCTTGTTATACTGCCCAGTGGCCAGGTGGGAGTATTTCTAAGCTGTGCATATACTCTGGCATCAGCCACAGTTTCTAATACACGCAGCTGCTGCAACTTAAATGGACAACAAAACTCAAAGGGACAGATGTAaaactacagattttttttctaggaattTGGCACCAGAAAGTCcagattagaaaacaaaaaaaaagatggtgtGTGAGTActcttctccagcagcaaaTTAATTTTCCCCTTCTAGAATGAGATTGCATAAATCTAAAAGGTACACTTGcttcataaaagaaaagcaattagaaatgatgcttttgtttgattttgatGGTAACTCTGCCATTTAATCTTTCCTGCAGCTGATTCCTTTGTTGGTATTCTTCCCTGCAACAGCTGAGACACCAGAAATCCACCATCCCCTTTGTTATCAAAAGactaatagaaaataataacaataatgcaAGCAAAACATGTAAAATCCCTATCATCACATTTCTTTCATAATTATAGtgactttcttttcctgtactGTAATCCCGTTGTTAACATCCTAGCTCTTAGTGGTAGTGCTCTGTTCCTTATTCACACTTCTAGCAAAAACATAACAAGTATTACTTTGCCCTGTAATGTAACCAGAAATCTATTTCTTCAGCAGCTTCTGACTTTGTCTTCTAAAAACACAGGTAATCAAAATACAAACATCTGCAGGATACAACAATGCCTGTAGCAAGCAGTTAAGCTCTGTGTTTGGACAGAGCTTAACGAGGCTTCCTAAAACGAGGCTATCACACAACCTGTGTCCCACAGTGAAGAATGCTTTCTGTTGAGTGATATCTAACCTGCATCTGCCAACGCACCTGTGGGTCTGGAGGATCTAAAGTAAATGGACATAACTGCAGCTTCCTCATCTGATGATTAGGAAATGAGATAAGCACTTATCAAAGTCACTGCAAAATGGCCTTCCTACCTGTCAAAAACGGAGGGGATGAATTAAAATCGGTGAGTCGCTAAactgatgaaaaacagaatatgGACTCTTACAACAGCGTGGCTTTAATTAATAACGGAGCAGTTCTCACAGCGTAGCTACGGGGCAGGgcagactttttttctcatacgatactgctttttctctcagttaAGAAGTTTCCGaacccaaaccctatgtctgacAGCGGCGTCAATACGTTCGCCACATTCAGGCAGCTCGGGGCCATTCCCTGcccacctctgctctgctcaaGATCCCCAGCCTGATCCTCTCCCGCCGCAGCTCCACGCACTTCCCACGAGCGCAGAGAAAAAAGCTCATTCCTACAGACCAGCACGTGGCGGTGCTGCCCGGGAGCGACCACCCCCGTCGCGAGGAGCCCGGCGCGGGCTGTAAGGCCAGAGGACGGCCAGCAGCAGACGCTGCGGGGCTCATCCGTTATCGACCGAACGCGGCGCGAGGAACAACGGACCGCCTCCTGTCGCGCCCTCGCGGCCGCCGCCTCCCCTCCGCGCTGCAAACCGACACCAGAAATCCGCGCTTCCTGCCCGACACCGGAGCGCCTGCAGCCAGC
This DNA window, taken from Gallus gallus isolate bGalGal1 chromosome 22, bGalGal1.mat.broiler.GRCg7b, whole genome shotgun sequence, encodes the following:
- the VDAC3 gene encoding voltage-dependent anion-selective channel protein 3 isoform X1; this encodes MAVPPSYSDLGKAARDVFNKGYGFGMVKLELKTKSSSGVLEFTATGSSNTDTGKALGNLETKYKIKDYGLTFIQKWNTDNTLGTEVSMEDQLAEGLKVALDTIFVPNTGKKSGKLKTSYRRDYVNLGCNIDIDLSGPTIYGWAVLGYEGWLAGYQMAFDTAKSKLSQNNFALGYKAGDFQLHTNVNDGTEFGGSIYQKVNNKVETSVNLAWTAGSNNTRFGIAAKYQLDEKTSIGAKVNNASLIGIGYTLALRPGVKLTLSGLIDGKNFSAGGHKVGLGFELEA
- the VDAC3 gene encoding voltage-dependent anion-selective channel protein 3 isoform X5, whose product is MSIYFRSSRPTDPMAVPPSYSDLGKAARDVFNKGYGFGMVKLELKTKSSSGVLEFTATGSSNTDTGKALGNLETKYKIKDYGLTFIQKWNTDNTLGTEVSMEDQLAEGLKVALDTIFVPNTGKKSGKLKTSYRRDYVNLGCNIDIDLSGPTIYGWAVLGYEGWLAGYQMAFDTAKSKLSQNNFALGYKAGDFQLHTNVNDGTEFGGSIYQKVNNKVETSVNLAWTAGSNNTRFGIAAKYQLDEKTSIGAKVNNASLIGIGYTLALRPGVKLTLSGLIDGKNFSAGGHKVGLGFELEA
- the VDAC3 gene encoding voltage-dependent anion-selective channel protein 3 isoform X4, translating into MSIYFRSSRPTGALADADPMAVPPSYSDLGKAARDVFNKGYGFGMVKLELKTKSSSGVEFTATGSSNTDTGKALGNLETKYKIKDYGLTFIQKWNTDNTLGTEVSMEDQLAEGLKVALDTIFVPNTGKKSGKLKTSYRRDYVNLGCNIDIDLSGPTIYGWAVLGYEGWLAGYQMAFDTAKSKLSQNNFALGYKAGDFQLHTNVNDGTEFGGSIYQKVNNKVETSVNLAWTAGSNNTRFGIAAKYQLDEKTSIGAKVNNASLIGIGYTLALRPGVKLTLSGLIDGKNFSAGGHKVGLGFELEA
- the VDAC3 gene encoding voltage-dependent anion-selective channel protein 3 isoform X3, with the translated sequence MSIYFRSSRPTGALADADPMAVPPSYSDLGKAARDVFNKGYGFGMVKLELKTKSSSGVLEFTATGSSNTDTGKALGNLETKYKIKDYGLTFIQKWNTDNTLGTEVSMEDQLAEGLKVALDTIFVPNTGKKSGKLKTSYRRDYVNLGCNIDIDLSGPTIYGWAVLGYEGWLAGYQMAFDTAKSKLSQNNFALGYKAGDFQLHTNVNDGTEFGGSIYQKVNNKVETSVNLAWTAGSNNTRFGIAAKYQLDEKTSIGAKVNNASLIGIGYTLALRPGVKLTLSGLIDGKNFSAGGHKVGLGFELEA
- the VDAC3 gene encoding voltage-dependent anion-selective channel protein 3 isoform X6; protein product: MSIYFRSSRPTDPMAVPPSYSDLGKAARDVFNKGYGFGMVKLELKTKSSSGVEFTATGSSNTDTGKALGNLETKYKIKDYGLTFIQKWNTDNTLGTEVSMEDQLAEGLKVALDTIFVPNTGKKSGKLKTSYRRDYVNLGCNIDIDLSGPTIYGWAVLGYEGWLAGYQMAFDTAKSKLSQNNFALGYKAGDFQLHTNVNDGTEFGGSIYQKVNNKVETSVNLAWTAGSNNTRFGIAAKYQLDEKTSIGAKVNNASLIGIGYTLALRPGVKLTLSGLIDGKNFSAGGHKVGLGFELEA
- the VDAC3 gene encoding voltage-dependent anion-selective channel protein 3 isoform X2 encodes the protein MAVPPSYSDLGKAARDVFNKGYGFGMVKLELKTKSSSGVEFTATGSSNTDTGKALGNLETKYKIKDYGLTFIQKWNTDNTLGTEVSMEDQLAEGLKVALDTIFVPNTGKKSGKLKTSYRRDYVNLGCNIDIDLSGPTIYGWAVLGYEGWLAGYQMAFDTAKSKLSQNNFALGYKAGDFQLHTNVNDGTEFGGSIYQKVNNKVETSVNLAWTAGSNNTRFGIAAKYQLDEKTSIGAKVNNASLIGIGYTLALRPGVKLTLSGLIDGKNFSAGGHKVGLGFELEA